The genome window GCTTCAAGCTCACCACCTTGTCGGTGGCGGGCTTGCTGGGGGAGGCCATCAAGCGAATTCACAGTAATTCGTCGGTGACCTCACTATTTGAGTTTCAGGGTGGGCGGACCAGCTAAGGCGCTGGGGGCCCCTCGAAGAGAGCAGCCGAAGAGAGCAGCAGACGCAATGAAATCGGTTCCCTTGACCGCGTATCCGCGGGCCGTGACAGGCCGCAACGCCGTGAAACATCTTCGGGCGTCGGGTCGCATTCCGACGGTGATCTACGGGCGCCAGCGGGTGGCGCAGAGTTTGGAGTTGAATCAGCGCGAGCTGGACAAGCTGATCGCGCATTCCGCCTCCGAGAACATCCTGGTGGATCTGGCGATCGACGGGCAGGGCGACCAGCGGCTGGCGCTGGTGCATGACGTCCAGCACGATCCGCTGACCGGGAAGGTGTTGCACATCGACTTCCACGAGGTGGCTGCGGACGAGCAGGTGACGGTGACGGTGCCCCTGGAGACCACGGGCACCCCCGTCGGGGTGAAGAACGGCGGCGTGCTGGAGCACGTGTTGTTCAAGGTGAAGGTGCGGGCCCTGCCGGCGGATCTGCCGTTGGTGTTCGAGGTGGACGTCAGCGAAATGGGTGTCGGCCAGGTGTTGCATCTCGGGGAGCTGCCGGTGCCGCCGGGCGTGGAGTTGCTGGGGGACAAGAAGGTGCCGGTGCTGGCGGTGTCGGCGCCGAAGACGGAGACTGAGGAGGCTGCGGCGGGAGAAGCGACGCCGGCGGGCGAGGTCGAGATGATCAAGGAGAAGAAGGGCGACGAGAAGTAGGGCAATGTTGCGGTGCGTGACGAGGGAGCCTGGTGACGGAGCCGCATCTGATCGCGGGCCTCGGGAATCCGGGGACGGAATATGAGCGGACGCGGCACAACGCGGGGTTTCTGGCGGTGGAGGCGCTGGCCCGGGCATGGGGTGTGGCGGGGAGCGTGGAGGGACGGTTCGAGTCATGGATGGGGCGGGCGGATCGGGGGGATGCCGGGGTATGGCTGGTGCGGCCGCTGACGTACATGAACGTGAGCGGCCGGGCGGTGGGGGCGGTGGCCCGGTATTACCGGGTGCCGGTGGGCCGGATGCTGGTGGTGGTGGACGATGCGGATCTGCCGCTGGGGTCGCTGCGGATGCGGCCGGATGGGAGCGGCGG of Verrucomicrobiia bacterium contains these proteins:
- a CDS encoding 50S ribosomal protein L25 → MKHLRASGRIPTVIYGRQRVAQSLELNQRELDKLIAHSASENILVDLAIDGQGDQRLALVHDVQHDPLTGKVLHIDFHEVAADEQVTVTVPLETTGTPVGVKNGGVLEHVLFKVKVRALPADLPLVFEVDVSEMGVGQVLHLGELPVPPGVELLGDKKVPVLAVSAPKTETEEAAAGEATPAGEVEMIKEKKGDEK
- the pth gene encoding aminoacyl-tRNA hydrolase, which gives rise to MTEPHLIAGLGNPGTEYERTRHNAGFLAVEALARAWGVAGSVEGRFESWMGRADRGDAGVWLVRPLTYMNVSGRAVGAVARYYRVPVGRMLVVVDDADLPLGSLRMRPDGSGGGHRGLASVEAHLGTRGYARLRLGIGRADPEQRQISNYVLGRFTVLEWEVMERVITRAVAQMTCWLDEGIEKAMARYNGSID